Proteins encoded in a region of the Coffea eugenioides isolate CCC68of chromosome 4, Ceug_1.0, whole genome shotgun sequence genome:
- the LOC113768220 gene encoding signal peptidase complex catalytic subunit SEC11C isoform X1, translating into MEWVAETVESIKSFQIRKALNDAVSFGMIISSALIIWKALMCITGSESPVVVVLTGSMEPGFKRGDILFLHMNNDPIRAGEIIVYNVDGRSIPIVHRVIKVHERKDTGEVNILTKGDANPGDDIGLYAPGQRWLEQRHIMGRAVGFLPYVGWVTIIMTEKPIVKYVLIGVLGLLVITSKD; encoded by the exons ATGGAGTGGGTTGCCGAAACTGTGGAATCAATAAAAAGTTTTCAAATTAGGAAGGCCCTCAACGACGCCGTCAGCTTTG GTATGATTATTAGTAGTGCGCTCATAATATGGAAGGCGTTAATGTGCATTACCGGGAGTGAATCTCCTGTAGTTGTTGTTCTTACTGGAAGCATGGAACCTGGTTTCAAGAGG GGAGACATTTTATTCTTGCACATGAACAATGATCCTATTAGAGCAGGAGAAATCATTGTTTACAATGTTGAT GGTCGTTCAATTCCAATTGTCCATCGCGTAATCAAG GTTCATGAACGAAAAGATACAGGAGAAGTTAACATCCTGACAAAAG GGGATGCCAATCCTGGTGATGACATAGGTTTATATGCTCCTGGACAGCGCTGGCTTGAGCAGCGCCATATAATGGGTAGAGCTGTGGG GTTCTTACCATATGTCGGCTGGGTGACCATCATTATGACTGAGAAACCCATTGTCAAG TATGTTCTCATTGGTGTATTGGGGTTACTTGTCATTACATCGAAAGACTGA
- the LOC113768220 gene encoding signal peptidase complex catalytic subunit SEC11C isoform X2, translating to MEWVAETVESIKSFQIRKALNDAVSFGMIISSALIIWKALMCITGSESPVVVVLTGSMEPGFKRGDILFLHMNNDPIRAGEIIVYNVDGRSIPIVHRVIKVHERKDTGEVNILTKGDANPGDDIGLYAPGQRWLEQRHIMGRAVGFLPYVGWVTIIMTEKPIVKYFSN from the exons ATGGAGTGGGTTGCCGAAACTGTGGAATCAATAAAAAGTTTTCAAATTAGGAAGGCCCTCAACGACGCCGTCAGCTTTG GTATGATTATTAGTAGTGCGCTCATAATATGGAAGGCGTTAATGTGCATTACCGGGAGTGAATCTCCTGTAGTTGTTGTTCTTACTGGAAGCATGGAACCTGGTTTCAAGAGG GGAGACATTTTATTCTTGCACATGAACAATGATCCTATTAGAGCAGGAGAAATCATTGTTTACAATGTTGAT GGTCGTTCAATTCCAATTGTCCATCGCGTAATCAAG GTTCATGAACGAAAAGATACAGGAGAAGTTAACATCCTGACAAAAG GGGATGCCAATCCTGGTGATGACATAGGTTTATATGCTCCTGGACAGCGCTGGCTTGAGCAGCGCCATATAATGGGTAGAGCTGTGGG GTTCTTACCATATGTCGGCTGGGTGACCATCATTATGACTGAGAAACCCATTGTCAAG TACTTCTCAAATTGA
- the LOC113767541 gene encoding DCC family protein At1g52590, chloroplastic, with protein MLTSQLMALILPAGCARLTVSPPAHVRFRRPRVPNTYAAISSPTRTAGDDAVDWVEATSSFFQQDSRPIMLFDGVCNLCNGGVKFVRDNDPQRRIRFEALQSEAGKKLLRRSGRAADDISSVVVVEKDRSYIKSEAVLKIMEYIDLPFPQLAFFLQFVPLFIRDFFYDNVANNRYTFFGRSDTCEL; from the exons ATGCTAACTTCTCAACTCATGGCGCTCATCCTACCAGCTGGGTGTGCACGATTAACAGTGTCTCCTCCGGCGCATGTTAGATTCCGACGCCCCCGTGTTCCTAATACTTACGCGGCCATCTCCAGCCCAACTCGGACAGCCGGAGACGATGCGGTGGATTGGGTTGAGGCAACGTCTAGTTTCTTCCAACAAGATTCTCGGCCCATCATGTTATTCGACG GCGTATGCAACTTATGTAATGGAGGTGTGAAATTTGTCCGTGATAATGATCCACAAAG GAGAATCAGATTTGAAGCGCTACAGAGTGAAGCAGGCAAGAAACTGTTAAGAAGATCTGGACGAGCTGCCGATGATATTTCAAGCGTTGTAGTGGTTGAAAAAGACAG GTCTTATATCAAGTCAGAAGCTGTATTAAAGATCATGGAGTACATAGACTTGCCCTTTCCGCAGCTTGCTTTTTTCCTTCAGTTTGTTCCTCT TTTCATCCGAGATTTCTTCTATGACAACGTTGCAAATAATCGTTACACATTTTTCGGTCGCTCTGATACATGTGAACTGTAA
- the LOC113767542 gene encoding embryo-specific protein ATS3A-like yields MLRAVNFLIFFALVATCSDGSRSRIIPRPAQPLLSFKINATQPLNQRSTCSFTVSIRTSCSSVRYTRDRISLSFGDAYGNQVYAPRLDDPRSRTFERCSTDTFEIYGPCTYQICYLYLYRRGRDGWRPYDVTVYGYNTRPVTFYYDVFIPSEVWYGFNNCYYYSAAVDKSAM; encoded by the exons ATGTTGAGAGCAGTAAATTTTCTCATCTTCTTTGCTCTCGTCGCCACCTGCTCAGATGGAAGCagatcaagaatcatcccacgGCCTGCTCAGCCTCTTCTATCCTTCAAAATCAACGCAACCCAGCCGCTG AATCAGAGGAGCACCTGTTCGTTTACGGTGAGCATAAGGACGAGCTGTTCATCTGTCCGGTACACCCGAGATCGTATCAGCCTCTCCTTTGGTGATGCTTATGGCAATCAG GTTTATGCACCAAGGCTAGATGATCCACGGTCTAGGACGTTCGAGCGGTGTTCAACGGATACGTTTGAGATATATGGACCCTGTACCTACCAGATTTGTTATTTATATCTCTACAGGAGGGGACGAGATGGCTGGAGACCTTATGATGTGACTGTTTATGGCTACAACACCAGGCCTGTTACCTTCTACTACGACGTTTTTATACCCAGTGAAGTTTGGTATGGGTTCAACAACTGTTACTACTACAGTGCTGCTGTAGATAAGTCCGCTATGTAG
- the LOC113768175 gene encoding uncharacterized protein LOC113768175 has translation MLLAVLIANSEGNILVERFNGVPAEERLHWRSFLVKLGADNLKGVKNEELLVASHKSVYIVYTVLGDVSIFVVGKDEYDELALSEAIFVITSAIKDVCGKAPTERLFLDKYGKICLCLDEIVWKGLLENTDRDRIKRLIRLKPPTDF, from the exons ATGTTGCTCGCCGTCTTGATCGCCAACTCCGAGGGAAATATCCTTGTCGAACG TTTCAATGGAGTCCCTGCAGAGGAACGTCTGCATTGGCGATCTTTCTTAGTTAAGCTCGGAGCAGATAATCTTAAAGGTGTAAAAAATGAAGAGCTCCTTGTTGCTTCCCACAA ATCAGTGTATATTGTCTATACAGTTCTTGGTGATGTCAGCATTTTTGTTGTTGGCAAGGATGAATATGATGAACTTGCCT TGTCAGAAGCAATCTTTGTGATAACATCTGCTATCAAGGACGTATGCGGAAAAGCACCAACTGAGCGCCTTTTCCTTGACAAGTATGGAAAGATTTGCTTGTGCCTTGATGAGATTGTGTGGAAG GGATTGCTGGAGAACACAGACAGAGACAGAATCAAGAGACTAATAAGATTGAAACCTCCAACTGACTTCTAA
- the LOC113768188 gene encoding ethylene-responsive transcription factor WIN1 produces the protein MVQTKKFRGVRQRHWGSWVSEIRHPLLKRRVWLGTFETAEEAARAYDEAAVLMSGRNAKTNFPVQMNQTANTDHASSSNLSSSSSSAALSAVLGAKLRKCCKSPSPSLTCLRLDTENSHIGVWQKRAGARPDSNWVMTVDLRMKASDRSDTSTNNVNDHQQCPSFKRAIPPETTTTTNTTTTTTSSSSQGDSLDEEQRIALQMIEELLNRN, from the exons ATGGTACAAACTAAGAAGTTCAGAGGAGTCAGGCAACGCCATTGGGGTTCTTGGGTATCTGAGATTCGCCATCCTCTGCT GAAGAGGAGGGTTTGGCTGGGGACGTTTGAGACTGCAGAAGAGGCAGCCAGGGCATATGATGAAGCAGCAGTTTTAATGAGCGGACGAAATGCAAAAACCAACTTCCCAGTCCAAATGAACCAGACTGCCAATACTGATCATGCCTCCTCTTCCAATCTATCATCGTCATCATCATCTGCTGCTCTCTCGGCGGTCCTAGGTGCAAAGCTTCGCAAGTGTTGCAAATCACCATCTCCTTCGCTCACTTGCCTAAGGCTTGACACCGAGAATTCCCATATTGGGGTTTGGCAAAAGCGAGCCGGGGCGCGTCCAGATTCCAATTGGGTGATGACTGTTGATCTTCGCATGAAGGCTAGTGATCGTAGTGATACTAGTACTAATAACGTTAATGATCATCAGCAATGTCCAAGCTTCAAGCGGGCAATACCCCCGGagaccaccaccaccaccaataccaccaccaccaccacttcATCATCATCACAGGGAGACTCCTTGGATGAAGAGCAGAGGATTGCACTGCAGATGATTGAGGAACTCCTGAACAGAAACTAA
- the LOC113768436 gene encoding phospholipase D alpha 1: MDPVLLHGTLHVTILEVDKLHGEGGGPNVFRKLMANIEETVGFGKGTPKIYATIDLEKARVGRTRMIENEPNNPRWYESFHIYCAHEASNVIFTVKDDNPIGATLIGRAYVPVHELLEGEEIDRWVEILDEDKNPIKEESKIQVKLQYFDVTRDRNWARGIRSSKFPGVPYTFYSQRTGCRVSLYQDAHIPDNFVPRIPLAGGKLYEPHRCWEDIFDAISNAKHMIYITGWSVYTEITLIRDSRRQKPGGDVTIGELLKKKASEGVRVLMLVWDDRTSVGLLKKDGLMATHDEETEQFFQGTDVHCVLCPRNPDDGGSFVQDLQISTMFTHHQKIVVVDSDMPGGEPQKRRIVSFVGGIDLCDGRYDTPFHSLFRTLDTAHHDDFHQPNFTGASITKGGPREPWHDIHSRLEGPIAWDVLFNFEQRWRKQGGKDILVNLRELDDIIIPPSPVMFPDDHESWHVQLFRSIDGGAAFGFPETPEDAARAGLVSGKDNIIDRSIQDAYIHAIRRAKNFIYIENQYFLGSCFGWKADDIKVEDVGALHLIPKELSLKIASKIEAGERFTVYVVVPMWPEGIPESGSVQAILDWQRRTMEMMYKDIIKALRDKGLEEDPRNYLTFFCLGNREVKRSGEYEPSEQPEPDSDYIRAQEARRFMIYVHTKMMIVDDEYIIIGSANINQRSMDGSRDSEIAMGAYQPYHLATRQPARGQIHGFRMSLWYEHLGMLDDTFLHPESEECIAKVNQAAEKYWDLYASESVERDLPGHLLRYPIGVAGEGDVTELPGMEFFPDTKARILGTKSDYLPPILTT, translated from the exons ATGGATCCGGTTTTGCTTCACGGGACTCTCCATGTCACGATCCTCGAGGTTGACAAGCTCCATGGCGAAGGAGGCGGCCCCAATGTCTTCCGCAAG TTGATGGCAAACATTGAAGAAACTGTTGGTTTTGGCAAAGGAACTCCCAAAATTTATGCAACCATTGATCTGGAAAAGGCTAGAGTTGGGAGAACTAGAATGATTGAGAATGAACCAAATAACCCAAGGTGGTACGAGTCTTTTCACATTTACTGTGCCCATGAAGCTTCAAATGTTATATTTACAGTTAAAGATGATAATCCCATTGGTGCTACTTTAATTGGAAGAGCTTATGTACCAGTTCATGAACTCTTAGAAGGAGAAGAGATAGATAGGTGGGTGGAGATACTGGATGAGGATAAAAATCCCATCAAGGAAGAGTCTAAAATTCAAGTGAAGCTACAATATTTTGACGTGACTAGAGATCGTAATTGGGCTCGTGGAATTAGAAGCTCCAAATTTCCTGGAGTCCCTTACACTTTCTATTCACAGAGAACAGGATGTCGGGTTTCTCTGTATCAAGATGCTCATATCCCGGACAATTTCGTCCCAAGAATTCCCCTTGCTGGGGGAAAGCTTTATGAACCTCACAGATGCTGGGAAGATATTTTCGATGCAATTTCTAATGCAAAGCACATGATTTACATTACTGGGTGGTCTGTGTACACTGAAATCACCTTGATAAGGGATTCAAGGAGGCAAAAGCCAGGAGGAGATGTTACCATTGGTGAGTTGCTTAAGAAGAAGGCAAGTGAAGGTGTTAGGGTTCTCATGCTTGTTTGGGATGACAGAACCTCAGTGGGTCTGCTGAAGAAGGATGGTCTAATGGCTACccatgatgaagaaactgaacaATTCTTTCAAGGTACAGATGTGCATTGTGTCCTATGCCCTCGCAATCCCGATGATGGTGGAAGCTTCGTGCAGGATTTACAAATTTCAACCATGTTCACTCATCACCAGAAAATTGTGGTGGTGGATAGTGACATGCCTGGTGGTGAGCCACAGAAAAGGAGAATCGTGAGTTTTGTCGGGGGTATAGATCTTTGTGATGGAAGATATGATACTCCCTTCCATTCACTTTTCAGGACATTGGATACTGCTCATCATGATGATTTCCATCAACCTAATTTCACTGGTGCTTCAATAACCAAAGGTGGACCTAGGGAGCCTTGGCATGATATTCACTCCCGCCTTGAAGGTCCAATTGCTTGGGATGTTCTGTTTAATTTTGAGCAGAGATGGAGAAAGCAAGGTGGGAAGGACATCCTGGTTAACTTGAGAGAGCTCGATGATATCATTATTCCCCCATCTCCAGTAATGTTCCCTGATGACCATGAGTCATGGCATGTACAGCTTTTCAGATCTATTGATGGTGGAGCTGCTTTTGGCTTCCCTGAGACACCCGAAGATGCAGCGAGAGCTGGTCTTGTCAGTGGGAAAGATAACATTATTGACAGAAGCATCCAGGATGCTTATATTCATGCTATTCGTAGAGCAAAGAATTTTATTTATATTGAAAACCAGTATTTTCTTGGAAGCTGTTTTGGCTGGAAAGCTGATGACATCAAGGTTGAAGATGTTGGTGCTTTGCATCTCATTCCTAAGGAACTGTCTCTGAAGATTGCTAGTAAAATTGAGGCTGGGGAAAGGTTCACTGTCTATGTTGTAGTCCCAATGTGGCCAGAAGGTATCCCTGAGAGTGGATCAGTTCAGGCAATATTAGATTGGCAGAGGAGGACGATGGAGATGATGTACAAAGATATTATCAAGGCTTTGAGGGATAAGGGCTTGGAGGAGGATCCCAGGAACTATTTGACATTCTTCTGCCTGGGGAACCGGGAGGTGAAGAGGAGTGGTGAGTATGAACCTTCTGAACAGCCAGAGCCTGATTCAGACTACATTAGAGCTCAGGAGGCTCGGCGCTTCATGATATACGTCCATACCAAGATGATGATTG TTGATGACGAGTACATTATAATTGGATCTGCCAACATCAACCAAAGATCAATGGATGGCTCTAGGGACTCTGAAATAGCAATGGGGGCCTACCAGCCCTATCATTTGGCAACCAGGCAGCCGGCCAGGGGTCAGATCCATGGTTTCCGAATGTCACTATGGTATGAACACTTGGGCATGCTGGACGATACTTTCCTCCATCCCGAAAGTGAGGAATGCATCGCAAAGGTAAATCAGGCTGCCGAAAAATATTGGGATCTCTATGCGAGTGAGAGTGTAGAGAGAGACCTCCCAGGTCATTTGCTCCGATACCCCATTGGGGTTGCTGGTGAAGGAGATGTAACAGAGCTCCCAGGAATGGAGTTCTTCCCGGACACCAAGGCCCGTATTCTCGGCACTAAATCTGACTACCTTCCTCCCATCCTTACTACCTAA